TACAGTAATTTTCTTATTTACAACAATTATCTACTAACGAGTCATTTAATCCTGGttttacatgaaataaatttaaccaTCCCTACGTATATAAttgtaaatatatgttaaaGGTTTTCTGTCTAATGCGAGGTATAGGATATAATTCActctcttttttaatataacagCCATAACATAAACGGTATAAATAAACATCATATATGCCAATATATTGTGCCCATATTTGAAAGATATACATGCAAAAAAATCAATCGGCCTGTTGTAAGAGtatatttcttttgttgaaAGTTTGACATGTTTGCATCATAATGAAATGTATGTCAACCATATGAATCATGGACTCATGGTTATACtcatacttataaaatttactcAACCACGGGACGAATAGTAGGTCTGCATAATGGTAAGAGCAAGCAGCACTGCAGCTACCAAAATTCCTATCAGTTTCCACACATTTGGTATATGATCCCTGATCAAGATTTTATAGCTGCGTTTGCAAGAGTATCTGATGCATTCCACACAAAGGTTGCAACAATGCCATATCAGTATAGGGAACTTTCTCAAATGATTCACTGCTGAGTAAGCATTCAAGTCCTCACAAAGTTTACTGTAACTAGAGTCCATCTGGTCCACCCCCTTAGTGATTGTGCCAAACAAAGTGAGCAAGTCTCTGTTGCTGATCTTAATATCTTTGACCAAAACACCACTGTCCACAAGCAGCTCAACATCTTGCAAGGAACACATCAACCCTTTAAGAAACAATGCATAAGAAGTGAATTGCCTGTTGATGCCAATTCTGCTTTGCTCCCATGCAATGAAATTCCTCAGATATACCTCAGTTGTTTCAACTATGTGAAGTGGAGGGATTTCAAGCACCCCTTTGGCAAATGTTATGTCAAAGCCAAACCAGTGAACCAGTTTGCTGTGCCTCTCTACTTTCTTAATTGATACACCAGCAGCTCTAAGCCTTGTGGCGCAACGCTTTAGCTCTTGCTGAGCTTTTTTCACCTTTTGCCCCTCATCAACAATGGAAGACAAGTGCATGAGATGAAGAAAGTGTGCCACACTAGGAGAGCGGATCAAAGGGTAGTTGAAGAGAGACAGTGTGAGATCAGCAACAAGATGATCAGCTTCACTTGTGAAGACCTCTGGAAAAAGTACCCTTGCCAATGTCTTGAGAACAAAAAAAGGCATTTGGTTCTCTAGAAGAGTGAAATCAGTGAGAATAGATATGAACACTTCTTTGTGTCCTAGTATTGGATCTGAAGAAGAACCATTATGGTTTTCTTCTTTTGGAATTTGAGGTACCATGTTTGGTGGTGCACATCTAAGGAGAAGTTCTAACAAGAAGGAGCCATCAAGTAACATTATTTTGGCTAGCTCGTGGGGTTCATATTTGATGTTACCTCCATAGCTTGCACGAACTGCATCGTCCAAGCCAAGAATGACTGTGCCGCACTCATCCAAGGTTGAAACTGGGTTTTGAGTTCTGTGAAGAAGAGCCAGCATGTAACGCCATTTGTGCTCTTCCATGGCAAGAAGGTGGCTACTTGTTCCCCTATGTAAGGGTCCAATGCTGACAAACTTTGGTGAGTAGGCCTCCTCGTTGGATTTTCTTAGCTTGCTTGAAACACTAGGAATGCTGCTGATGAAGGACTTAACCTCTCTGTGATCTAGAGACCCCAGTGTTACTTTGATAGAATGCATCCACCCAGACTCATTTTGAGTTTGGTCCATGATTGGTAAGAAATGGAAGGTGTGAATATGGAAAGAAAAATGGAACTTGGAAAAAACTCAAGCTAGTGAAGGTGTGAATATGTATGCTGATACCAGTCCCACACTCCCACCTAAAACTAAATTTCATATGGTATAACTCTAAGTGACTGGTTTGAATAAGAAAACGgggaaaaagaaataaaagaaactgttAGGTTCTGTTTGACCTTGCTTTGGCACTGCCTAATGTCTAAAGTTGGACCACCGTTTAATGTGAAAAGACTGAAACATAACGTCATTATTCAAACTCCAAAGGATCTAGGAATAGTCagagaatatatttttattgatcttGTGGCCTAAGGTCATAAAAAGAGGCTTTAGATTTGAGAAAGAAAAGTACTGACATGATTTATCAGGTTATATTATAGGCATGTacatttagttaaaataaatgaatttctttaaaattaaatgtatttaaCTATGACTCTCATAACATTTTATATAACTAAACTAATAATTCAAGCTTTGAACTTGTCATCTCAGAACTACCCTTGTAATTTAAACAAGGGACTGGTTGTTGTAACTGCAATtgtattttgaacaatttttcttCTAGTGAACATGAGAATAGTTGGTGCACTATaccttttcttttgatatatttttctgaaaaaaaaaaggtttgcTATTTATGGCTGATTGTCTTTAGCATCTGTCAATAATTTAGGGAATAAAGTTCTATCTGTATTAGATGTCAGAATGAAGACGTGTTGAGTGAAGTTTCCACAAGTATAATTGATAGTGATTGCTGAATGAATTTCTATATGATTTCATCAGTGTGACATAATGATGACCAGTACATTAGGCCCGTTGGATTATAACATAATACCACCCGAATAGTAAATTCCGGCACTACTATACGATAAGTGATTAATCCATGTTCCTGAATCACCGTGTATATAAGATTACATACAAAAAAGTTCACAATAAAAAACATGTGTTACTGTATTGTACTGTGAAAAAAAAAGCAGcgtataacaaaaaatataagtgTGGCTagagaaaaagttaataaagttgTTTAACATCGACAACTTTTGCACTTTGGACTGATAAACTCCCTTGATTGATGGTTGATGAAACCCAACTACTAGACTTTACTTTTACACAAATCTGTAAAGTTACAACATTTAATGGTGGTTTATGCTCTTgaaatgtataata
This region of Vigna unguiculata cultivar IT97K-499-35 chromosome 5, ASM411807v1, whole genome shotgun sequence genomic DNA includes:
- the LOC114184335 gene encoding UPF0481 protein At3g47200-like produces the protein MDQTQNESGWMHSIKVTLGSLDHREVKSFISSIPSVSSKLRKSNEEAYSPKFVSIGPLHRGTSSHLLAMEEHKWRYMLALLHRTQNPVSTLDECGTVILGLDDAVRASYGGNIKYEPHELAKIMLLDGSFLLELLLRCAPPNMVPQIPKEENHNGSSSDPILGHKEVFISILTDFTLLENQMPFFVLKTLARVLFPEVFTSEADHLVADLTLSLFNYPLIRSPSVAHFLHLMHLSSIVDEGQKVKKAQQELKRCATRLRAAGVSIKKVERHSKLVHWFGFDITFAKGVLEIPPLHIVETTEVYLRNFIAWEQSRIGINRQFTSYALFLKGLMCSLQDVELLVDSGVLVKDIKISNRDLLTLFGTITKGVDQMDSSYSKLCEDLNAYSAVNHLRKFPILIWHCCNLCVECIRYSCKRSYKILIRDHIPNVWKLIGILVAAVLLALTIMQTYYSSRG